A window from Bubalus kerabau isolate K-KA32 ecotype Philippines breed swamp buffalo chromosome 5, PCC_UOA_SB_1v2, whole genome shotgun sequence encodes these proteins:
- the RNH1 gene encoding ribonuclease inhibitor isoform X2, with protein MRGLRRAWRAAAALGGPRSLPPPAPRRGNPSLHTMKLDIQCEQLSDARWTELLPLIQQYEVVRLDDCGLTEVRCKDIGSALQANASLTELSLRTNELGDGGVLLVLQGLQSPTCKIQKLSLQNCCLTEAGCGVLPGVLRSLPTLRELHLSDNPLGDAGLRLLCEGLLDPQCRLEKLQLEYCNLTAASCEPLAAVLRATQDLKELVVSNNDIGEAGVQALCRGLAESACQLETLKLENCGLMAANCKDLCGIVASQASLKDLDLGSNRLGDAGLAELCPGLLSPSSQLRTLWLWECDLTVSGCRDLCRILQAKESLKELSLAGNSLGDEGAQLLCESLLQPGCQLESLWVKSCGFTAACCQHFGSVLTQNKHLLELQLSSNPLGDAGVHVLCQALGQPGTVLRVLWVGDCELTNSSCGSLAALLLASPSLRELDLSNNGLGDPGVLQLLGSLEQPACSLEQLVLYDIYWTEAVDERLRAVEESKPGLRIIS; from the exons ATGCGGGGCCTCCGGCGGGCGTGGAGGGCGGCGGCGGCCCTGGGTGGCCCCCGCTCTCTGCCGCCCCCCGCGCCCCGCAGAG GAAACCCTTCACTGCACACCATGAAGCTGGACATCCAGTGTGAGCAGCTGAGCGACGCCCGCTGGACGGAGCTGCTGCCTCTGATCCAGCAGTACGAGGTGGTCAG GCTGGACGACTGCGGCCTCACGGAGGTGCGCTGCAAGGACATCGGGTCCGCGCTGCAGGCCAACGCGTCCCTGACGGAGCTCAGCCTGCGCACCAACGAGCTTGGCGATGGCGGCGTGCTCCTGGTGCTCCAGGGCCTGCAGAGCCCCACCTGCAAGATCCAGAAGCTCAG cctccagaactgctgCCTGACGGAGGCTGGCTGCGGAGTCCTGCCGGGCGTGCTGCGCTCCCTGCCCACCCTGCGGGAGCTGCACCTCAGCGACAACCCGCTGGGGGATGCCGGCCTGCGGCTGCTCTGTGAGGGGCTCCTGGACCCCCAGTGCCGCCTGGAGAAGCTGCA GCTGGAGTACTGCAACCTAACAGCCGCCAGCTGCGAGCCCCTGGCCGCGGTGCTCAGGGCCACGCAGGACCTGAAGGAGCTCGTGGTGAGCAACAATGACATCGGCGAGGCCGGAGTCCAGGCGCTGTGCCGGGGCCTGGCGGAGTCCGCTTGCCAGCTGGAGACTCTCAA ATTGGAGAACTGCGGCCTCATGGCGGCCAACTGCAAAGACCTGTGTGGGATCGTGGCCTCCCAGGCCTCGCTGAAGGACCTGGACCTGGGCAGCAACCGGCTGGGCGACGCGGGCCTCGCGGAGCTATGCCCCGGGCTGCTGAGCCCCAGCTCCCAGCTCAGGACCCTGTG GCTCTGGGAGTGTGACCTCACCGTCAGCGGCTGCAGAGACCTCTGCCGCATCCTCCAGGCCAAGGAGTCCCTGAAGGAGCTGAGTCTGGCGGGCAACAGCCTGGGGGACGAGGGCGCCCAGCTGCTGTGCGAGAGCCTGCTGCAGCCCGGCTGCCAGCTGGAGTCCCTGTG GGTGAAGTCCTGCGGGTTTACGGCCGCCTGCTGCCAGCACTTCGGCTCCGTGCTGACCCAGAACAAGCATCTCTTGGAGCTGCAGCTGAGCAGCAACCCGCTGGGCGACGCGGGCGTCCACGTGCTatgccaggccctgggccagcCGGGCACTGTGCTGCGGGTGCTCTG GGTGGGCGACTGTGAGCTGACGAACAGCAGCTGTGGCAGCCTGGCCGCACTCCTGCTGGCCAGCCCCAGCCTGCGGGAGCTGGACCTGAGCAACAACGGCCTGGGCGACCCCGGCGTCCTGCAGCTGCTGGGCAGCCTGGAGCAGCCCGCCTGCAGCCTGGAGCAGCTGGT CCTGTACGACATCTACTGGACCGAGGCGGTGGACGAGCGCCTGCGGGCTGTGGAGGAGAGCAAGCCTGGCCTGCGGATCATCTCCTGA
- the RNH1 gene encoding ribonuclease inhibitor isoform X3, giving the protein MKLDIQCEQLSDARWTELLPLIQQYEVVRLDDCGLTEVRCKDIGSALQANASLTELSLRTNELGDGGVLLVLQGLQSPTCKIQKLSLQNCCLTEAGCGVLPGVLRSLPTLRELHLSDNPLGDAGLRLLCEGLLDPQCRLEKLQLEYCNLTAASCEPLAAVLRATQDLKELVVSNNDIGEAGVQALCRGLAESACQLETLKLENCGLMAANCKDLCGIVASQASLKDLDLGSNRLGDAGLAELCPGLLSPSSQLRTLWLWECDLTVSGCRDLCRILQAKESLKELSLAGNSLGDEGAQLLCESLLQPGCQLESLWVKSCGFTAACCQHFGSVLTQNKHLLELQLSSNPLGDAGVHVLCQALGQPGTVLRVLWVGDCELTNSSCGSLAALLLASPSLRELDLSNNGLGDPGVLQLLGSLEQPACSLEQLVLYDIYWTEAVDERLRAVEESKPGLRIIS; this is encoded by the exons ATGAAGCTGGACATCCAGTGTGAGCAGCTGAGCGACGCCCGCTGGACGGAGCTGCTGCCTCTGATCCAGCAGTACGAGGTGGTCAG GCTGGACGACTGCGGCCTCACGGAGGTGCGCTGCAAGGACATCGGGTCCGCGCTGCAGGCCAACGCGTCCCTGACGGAGCTCAGCCTGCGCACCAACGAGCTTGGCGATGGCGGCGTGCTCCTGGTGCTCCAGGGCCTGCAGAGCCCCACCTGCAAGATCCAGAAGCTCAG cctccagaactgctgCCTGACGGAGGCTGGCTGCGGAGTCCTGCCGGGCGTGCTGCGCTCCCTGCCCACCCTGCGGGAGCTGCACCTCAGCGACAACCCGCTGGGGGATGCCGGCCTGCGGCTGCTCTGTGAGGGGCTCCTGGACCCCCAGTGCCGCCTGGAGAAGCTGCA GCTGGAGTACTGCAACCTAACAGCCGCCAGCTGCGAGCCCCTGGCCGCGGTGCTCAGGGCCACGCAGGACCTGAAGGAGCTCGTGGTGAGCAACAATGACATCGGCGAGGCCGGAGTCCAGGCGCTGTGCCGGGGCCTGGCGGAGTCCGCTTGCCAGCTGGAGACTCTCAA ATTGGAGAACTGCGGCCTCATGGCGGCCAACTGCAAAGACCTGTGTGGGATCGTGGCCTCCCAGGCCTCGCTGAAGGACCTGGACCTGGGCAGCAACCGGCTGGGCGACGCGGGCCTCGCGGAGCTATGCCCCGGGCTGCTGAGCCCCAGCTCCCAGCTCAGGACCCTGTG GCTCTGGGAGTGTGACCTCACCGTCAGCGGCTGCAGAGACCTCTGCCGCATCCTCCAGGCCAAGGAGTCCCTGAAGGAGCTGAGTCTGGCGGGCAACAGCCTGGGGGACGAGGGCGCCCAGCTGCTGTGCGAGAGCCTGCTGCAGCCCGGCTGCCAGCTGGAGTCCCTGTG GGTGAAGTCCTGCGGGTTTACGGCCGCCTGCTGCCAGCACTTCGGCTCCGTGCTGACCCAGAACAAGCATCTCTTGGAGCTGCAGCTGAGCAGCAACCCGCTGGGCGACGCGGGCGTCCACGTGCTatgccaggccctgggccagcCGGGCACTGTGCTGCGGGTGCTCTG GGTGGGCGACTGTGAGCTGACGAACAGCAGCTGTGGCAGCCTGGCCGCACTCCTGCTGGCCAGCCCCAGCCTGCGGGAGCTGGACCTGAGCAACAACGGCCTGGGCGACCCCGGCGTCCTGCAGCTGCTGGGCAGCCTGGAGCAGCCCGCCTGCAGCCTGGAGCAGCTGGT CCTGTACGACATCTACTGGACCGAGGCGGTGGACGAGCGCCTGCGGGCTGTGGAGGAGAGCAAGCCTGGCCTGCGGATCATCTCCTGA
- the PTDSS2 gene encoding phosphatidylserine synthase 2 isoform X3, with the protein MIRDWWMCTIVSVMFEFLEYSLEHQLPNFSECWWDHWIMDVLVCNGLGIYCGMKTLEWLSLKTYKWQGLWNIPTYKGKMKRIVFQFTPYSWVRFEWKPASSLRRWLAVCGIILVFLLAELNTFYLKFVLWLPPEHYLVLLRLVFFVNVGGVAMREIYDFMDDPKLHKKLGQQAWLVAAITVTELLIVVKYDPHTLTLSLPFYIAQCWTLGSVLALTWTVWRFFLRDITLRYKETRRQKQQSRDDQGRADGSVDGRTPGPDDASGPEEADREGVPAPH; encoded by the exons ATGATCCGCGACTGGTGGATGTGCACGATCGTGAGCGTGATGTTCGAGTTCCTGGAGTACAGCCTGGAGCACCAGCTACCCAACTTCAGCGAGTGCTGGTGGGACCAT TGGATCATGGACGTGCTCGTCTGCAATGGGCTGGGCATCTACTGTGGCATGAAGACCCTCGAGTGGTTGTCCCTGAAGACATACAAGTGGCAGGGCCTCTGGAACATTCCAACCTACAA GGGCAAGATGAAGAGGATCGTGTTCCAGTTCACGCCCTACAGCTGGGTCCGCTTCGAGTGGAAGCCGGCCTCCAGCCTGCGCCGCTGGCTGGCCGTGTGCGGCATCATCCTGGTG TTTCTGTTGGCAGAGCTGAACACCTTCTACTTGAAGTTCGTGCTGTGGCTGCCCCCCGAGCACTACCTGGTCCTCCTGCGGCTCGTCTTCTTCGTCAACGTGGGCGGCGTGGCCATGCGGGAGATCTATGACTTCATGGACGACCC GAAGCTGCACAAGAAGCTGGGCCAGCAGGCCTGGCTGGTGGCGGCCATCACTGTCACGGAGCTGCTGATCGTGGTGAAGTACGACCCGCACACACTAACGCTGTCCCTGCCCTTCTACATCGCCCAGTGCTGGACGCTCGGCTCCGTGCTCGCCCTCACCTGGACTGTCTGGCGCTTCTTCCTGCG GGACATCACCCTGAGGTACAAGGAGACACGGCGGCAGAAGCAGCAGAGCAGGGACGACCAGGGCAGGGCCGACGGCAGCGTGGATGGGCGCACACCCGGGCCTGATGATGCCTCGGGGCCCGAGGAGGCCGACAGAGAAGGGGTGCCGGCCCCACACTGA